A stretch of the Cydia amplana chromosome 6, ilCydAmpl1.1, whole genome shotgun sequence genome encodes the following:
- the LOC134648958 gene encoding polycomb group protein Pc has protein sequence MHKMGLGDSVYAAERIMKKRIKKGKVEYYVKWKGWKPKHNTWEPEENILDPRLIQSFERGEDSKRPGRERKREREHSPERARSGSDERGPLPGKRKAQVLSQESGKIGVTITMSPQRNRAPPVQPPPAAPAGGAAAPASPAAEAAAPKTGQRRVPHSPEEADAHTPPERERRTQTQPEAKAPAEPKGARPPPPAPQEDEDSWSEPPVAAAAAPQPRRSAAFWLARSPVADQIFITDVTVNLQTVTIRECRTERGFFRARESRPLDVT, from the coding sequence GGCAAGGTGGAATACTACGTGAAATGGAAAGGCTGGAAACCGAAGCACAACACCTGGGAGCCGGAGGAGAACATTTTAGATCCCAGGCTGATCCAAAGCTTCGAGAGGGGAGAGGATTCAAAGAGGCCAGGCAGGGAGAGGAAACGCGAGCGCGAGCACTCACCCGAGAGAGCCCGGAGCGGGTCCGACGAGAGGGGACCGCTGCCCGGCAAGCGCAAGGCGCAGGTCTTGTCCCAGGAGTCGGGAAAGATCGGAGTGACTATAACTATGAGCCCGCAGAGGAATCGCGCGCCGCCAGTGCAGCCTCCGCCAGCCGCGCCGGCCGGAGGCGCCGCCGCCCCCGCCTCGCCCGCCGCCGAAGCGGCAGCCCCCAAAACAGGCCAGCGACGAGTACCCCATTCTCCCGAAGAAGCCGACGCTCACACGCCTCCTGAACGCGAAAGGCGCACACAGACCCAGCCTGAAGCAAAAGCCCCCGCGGAGCCTAAAGGCGCGCGGCCACCTCCACCCGCGCCTCAGGAAGACGAGGACTCCTGGAGCGAACCCCCAGTGGCTGCAGCAGCGGCCCCCCAACCGCGCCGCAGCGCCGCCTTCTGGCTGGCGCGATCCCCTGTAGCAGACCAGATCTTCATTACCGACGTCACGGTCAACCTTCAGACCGTCACGATCCGCGAGTGCCGCACGGAGCGAGGGTTTTTTCGTGCCCGAGAATCTCGCCCCCTCGACGTCACGTAA